Within the Deinococcus sp. Leaf326 genome, the region TGTATCTCAACCGCTTGCTGCACTTCTTCACGAAAAACGCGGAATTTCTCGGCCAGCACGGCTATTCATTGTCCTACGCGAGGTGCAACTTCTGAGTGCCCCACTTCCGTCCGGTGATGACCTGTTGTAGAGAGATGACTTATTGTCGAACGTGGTGCCGCTATCTCCGACTAAAACTTTAGTTCCTGTGGTGTCGAGGACTTCGAGGCTGATGACGTTCTTCGGTCCGACGATTGTCATGGTTCTCGTGCCGATGCTGATGTGCAAGTTCAAAAGTCAAGGTAAATTTCATCAAGGCAATGAGACAAACAAGCATCACACCTCTCAGTCAAGGTTTCCTGGACGGAACCTGCGACAAAGCCGTAGCATCTTCACCGAGTCTAACCACATGTCTCGTCTTCTCTTCCGGCTCGGCCAGCTCAGCCGGCAATTCTGGTTCGTCCCCGCGCTCATGACCCTGGCCGCTCTGCTTCTCGCCGAACTGGGGATTCATTTTGAGGAACGCTACGGGGTTCTGCCCAGCCTCTCTTTCGTGTATGGTGGCGGCGAGACAGGAGCGCGCAGCCTACTCTCAGCTATTGCCAGCAGCAGCATTGGCGTGGCGGGCACGGTCTTCTCCATCACGATCGCCGCTCTCTCCTATGCGGCGGGGAGTATGGGCCCACGCCTGCTTGATAACTTTACGCGCGACCGAGGCAATCAGATCACATTGGGGATCTTCATCGCCACCTTCGCCTTCTCGCTCTACACCCTGCGAAGCGTACAAGGCGGAGAAGAAGTTCCCTTTGTCCCGCACTACAACGTGACCTTCGCTCTCCTGTTGGCACTAGGCTGCATTGCCGCTCTGGTGTACTACCTCGCGCACGTCACCGGCAACATCAATATGACCCGGGTCGTCAATCTCCTGCGCAATGATCTCCGCCTCACCCTGGAAGAAGTGACCCGCCCCGACGACGAGGCATCGTACTGCCAGATCCCATCAGAGACCTTCTGGGAGGGCAGCGAGACGTTGCGAGCGACCGCTGGGGGTTACCTGCAGCAGATTGACATTACTGCTCTTGCGGAGCGCGCCGCACAGAGAGGAACTGTGGTGCGTCTTCTGGTCCGGACGGGCGATTATGTCTTCCCGCATATGGCCGTCGCTCAGGGTCAGCCAGCCCTGCCCCCGCGGATGCTCGATACCCTGATGTTGGGGGATGAGCGGGTCTCACGGCAAGACCTCGAATACAGCGTGCGGCAATTGACTGAGGTAGCAGCGCGTGCGTTGAGTCCCAGCACCAACGACCCCATCACAGCTATTGACGTGATTGACCGTTTCGGGGACGCACTATGCAGTCTCCGGGACCGGGAATGGCCCAATGGTTGCCATGTCCACGGCGGTGAATTGCGGTTGATCGTGCCCACGACGGACTTTGCCGGGCTGGTCAATACGATGTTCCGGCCCATCCGGCAATACGGTGCGGGGGACCCAGCGGTGGTCATCCGTTTCCTGGAGGTCGTGAATGAAGTGGCCCTGTGTTTACGTGAGCCGCAGAGACGCCATGCGCTCCTACGCCACGCGGAACTCATGGTGCACGACGCGATGAACAAAATAGAGAATCCTAGTGACCGTGCTGACGTACAGGAGCGCTATGCTCAAGTTCAGGCTACTGTTTCTCTCTCACGTGACCAGTGATTTTGGTCAGTTTCTGTCAAGGCGACTGGTCAGTTCCATCACACTATGGATCAAGTGGGGGTTTCTAAAAGTCTGTACTAATAGGCAGTATTTCTAGAGCCATCTCTATACACTTAATGAGACCCTTCGCCCTCAGCAGGAAAAATAAAAACATCCCCCGCCCTACACAGTTTTGCAAAAGGTGGGGAAAATGGAATGGACTCTTGAAGCCATCGTGGTGCCTGTGAGCGACGTCGAGCGCGCCTGCGCGTTCTACACCACTCAACTAGGATTTGCGGTAGATCACGCTACGCAGGTGACCCCTACGCGGCGAGTGGTGCAACTGACTCCGCCAGGCTCAGGATGCTCCATTGTCTTGGGAACGGGCATGTCAAAAATGTCCCCAGGTTCCTTACATGGACTACAGCTTGTCGTGCGAGACCTACGACTCGCTCGGACACAGCTTGTCGCACGGGGTGTCGATGTAGGCGACATTCGCATTATTGGTGGGAGTGGACCACGGACTGCTGAATCAGAAGAAGAGCTGAACTATGTAGGTTTTTTGTTCTTCAACGATCCCGATGGGAATGGTTGGGCTATTCAACAGATTGATACTCGGCGCTAGCACGATAACGAGACCTAACGACTTGGCACGGGACTTGGCCTCATACCAGGTCGTTGTTCATAGCTGGTGCATAAGACGAGTCTGATCAGCGCACTTATAGAGAAATGACTACCTTGCGAGCAGAAACGCCCTGACGATGCGTCTCAACACCAAGTTGCACGGTCTCCAGACCATGCCCGACGACCTCCGGCTCCGGCGCCGCTCTATACCGACCCGACGCAAGTGCGGCGGGCAGGAAGTCTTCAAAGATCAGCTGTCCGACTGCGTCATTCATCAGTGACGCACCCCAGATGCTGCTCGTCCGTATACCCGCACGCCTAGCCTTGACCTGTAGGAGTGCTGTGGTAGCTAGCATTTGACTCATCAGTTGAGGAAGCAACAGGGGTGAACGCTTCTTCTGGCTGAGCGGCTCAAACGACACTGGCGTGCTCGCCATCGAGATGACCTTCCGCCCCTTGGAAGCCTGGAGCACTTCGATACAGGCACCTGCAGAACCAGTCGCCAGCGAGAGTGCCCCAGCCAGCGTCTTGTGCTCGCATGCCCTGATCACTTCCTCCACTACATCTTCACGGTGATAGTCGAAGACCTGGCTGGCTCCCAATGACCGGACGTACTCGAAGTTCTGCGGCGAGGCCGTTGTGATGACATCGTAGCCGGCAGCGGTAGCGAGTTGGATGGCATTACTCCCGACACTGGTGGCACCACCCCAAATCAGCACCGTCTCACC harbors:
- a CDS encoding DUF2254 domain-containing protein, yielding MTFFGPTIVMVLVPMLMCKFKSQGKFHQGNETNKHHTSQSRFPGRNLRQSRSIFTESNHMSRLLFRLGQLSRQFWFVPALMTLAALLLAELGIHFEERYGVLPSLSFVYGGGETGARSLLSAIASSSIGVAGTVFSITIAALSYAAGSMGPRLLDNFTRDRGNQITLGIFIATFAFSLYTLRSVQGGEEVPFVPHYNVTFALLLALGCIAALVYYLAHVTGNINMTRVVNLLRNDLRLTLEEVTRPDDEASYCQIPSETFWEGSETLRATAGGYLQQIDITALAERAAQRGTVVRLLVRTGDYVFPHMAVAQGQPALPPRMLDTLMLGDERVSRQDLEYSVRQLTEVAARALSPSTNDPITAIDVIDRFGDALCSLRDREWPNGCHVHGGELRLIVPTTDFAGLVNTMFRPIRQYGAGDPAVVIRFLEVVNEVALCLREPQRRHALLRHAELMVHDAMNKIENPSDRADVQERYAQVQATVSLSRDQ
- a CDS encoding VOC family protein, which produces MEWTLEAIVVPVSDVERACAFYTTQLGFAVDHATQVTPTRRVVQLTPPGSGCSIVLGTGMSKMSPGSLHGLQLVVRDLRLARTQLVARGVDVGDIRIIGGSGPRTAESEEELNYVGFLFFNDPDGNGWAIQQIDTRR
- a CDS encoding zinc-binding alcohol dehydrogenase family protein, with amino-acid sequence MPINTAAWYIQGHPTLEVAPAPYTSPGQGEIVVHTRAVAVNPVDGLIPHIGRFAYPWLKSPAVLGFDLAGEVVEVGPGVARFQVGDRVLALAVGTEKNRNSPAEGAFQTYAVVLERLACPLPDELKYEQAAVLPLALSTAACGLFQEGQLGLRHPSALPDPTGETVLIWGGATSVGSNAIQLATAAGYDVITTASPQNFEYVRSLGASQVFDYHREDVVEEVIRACEHKTLAGALSLATGSAGACIEVLQASKGRKVISMASTPVSFEPLSQKKRSPLLLPQLMSQMLATTALLQVKARRAGIRTSSIWGASLMNDAVGQLIFEDFLPAALASGRYRAAPEPEVVGHGLETVQLGVETHRQGVSARKVVISL